In Cedecea neteri, a single genomic region encodes these proteins:
- a CDS encoding NADPH-dependent 2,4-dienoyl-CoA reductase: MSYSSLLTPLDLGFTTLKNRVLMGSMHTGLEELPDGPERLAAFYAERARHGVALIVTGGIAPSASGVTVAHGAVLNDKSQLAHHQIVTDAVHREGGKIALQILHTGRYSYQPKLVAPSAIQAPINPFKPHELSHQEVLTLIEDFAHCASLAREAGYDGVEIMGSEGYLINQFLAARTNQRDDEWGGDYGRRMRFAVEVVRAVRARVGKEFIIIYRLSLLDLVEGGGNFEQAVTLAKAIEKSGATLINTGIGWHEARIPTIATSVPRGAFSWVTKKLKGHVALPLVTTNRINTPETAEQILADGDADMVSMARPFLADAEFVSKAAENRADEINTCIGCNQACLDQIFVGKVTSCLVNPRACHETKMPVVPTAQPKRLAVVGAGPAGLAFAVNAAGRGHSVTLFDAAAEIGGQFNIAKQIPGKEEFFETLRYYRRKLALTGVDVRLNQYVTPEMLHDYDEVILACGIEPRLPEIDGIGHPKVLSYVDVLRDKAPVGKRVAVIGAGGIGFDTSMYLSQEGASTSQSIAEFCVEWGIDTSLQTSGGLRPEGPHLHKSPRTIFLLQRKTSKPGEGLGKTTGWIHRTTLAARGVKMMAGVNYERIDDAGLHITVGGESQLLEVENVIICAGQNPRRELAEPLQAMGKTVHLIGGADVAMELDARRAIAQGTRLALEI; the protein is encoded by the coding sequence ATGAGCTACTCGTCGCTGCTTACCCCGTTGGATCTTGGCTTCACCACTTTGAAAAACCGCGTGCTGATGGGCTCGATGCACACCGGGCTGGAAGAGCTGCCGGATGGGCCTGAGCGCCTCGCCGCTTTCTATGCCGAACGTGCCCGGCACGGCGTGGCGCTGATTGTCACCGGCGGGATCGCCCCTTCGGCCTCCGGGGTGACCGTTGCCCACGGCGCGGTGCTGAACGATAAGAGCCAGCTGGCGCATCACCAGATTGTGACTGATGCAGTTCACCGCGAAGGCGGTAAGATTGCCCTGCAGATCCTGCACACCGGGCGCTACAGCTACCAGCCTAAGCTGGTCGCCCCGTCGGCCATTCAGGCGCCGATCAACCCGTTCAAACCCCACGAGCTGAGCCACCAAGAAGTGTTAACGCTGATTGAGGACTTTGCCCACTGTGCCAGCCTGGCGCGTGAAGCCGGGTATGACGGCGTGGAAATCATGGGCTCGGAAGGCTATCTGATTAACCAGTTTTTGGCCGCCCGCACTAACCAGCGCGACGATGAATGGGGCGGAGACTACGGACGCAGAATGCGCTTTGCCGTTGAAGTCGTCCGCGCCGTAAGGGCTCGCGTTGGCAAAGAATTTATTATTATTTACCGCTTGTCGCTGCTCGACCTTGTCGAAGGTGGCGGTAACTTTGAGCAGGCAGTTACGCTCGCCAAAGCGATAGAAAAATCGGGAGCAACGCTGATTAATACCGGCATCGGCTGGCATGAAGCCCGTATTCCTACCATCGCGACCTCAGTGCCGCGCGGCGCGTTTAGCTGGGTCACCAAAAAACTGAAAGGCCACGTCGCACTGCCGCTGGTGACCACCAACCGCATCAACACCCCGGAAACCGCCGAGCAGATCCTGGCCGACGGTGATGCCGATATGGTGTCGATGGCGCGCCCTTTCCTGGCTGACGCGGAGTTTGTTTCTAAGGCCGCTGAGAATCGCGCCGATGAAATCAATACCTGCATCGGCTGCAATCAGGCCTGCCTGGATCAGATCTTCGTGGGCAAAGTCACCTCTTGCCTGGTTAACCCGCGCGCCTGCCATGAAACCAAAATGCCGGTTGTACCCACTGCACAACCGAAGCGTCTTGCGGTGGTAGGTGCAGGCCCCGCTGGACTGGCTTTTGCGGTCAACGCCGCCGGACGCGGCCATAGCGTCACGCTGTTTGACGCTGCGGCGGAGATCGGCGGGCAGTTTAATATCGCCAAACAGATCCCCGGCAAAGAAGAGTTTTTCGAAACGCTGCGCTACTACCGCCGGAAGCTGGCTCTCACCGGCGTGGATGTGCGCCTGAATCAGTACGTTACCCCGGAGATGCTGCACGACTACGACGAAGTTATTCTGGCCTGCGGGATTGAGCCGCGCCTGCCGGAGATTGACGGCATCGGGCATCCGAAGGTGCTGAGCTATGTCGACGTGCTGCGCGACAAAGCCCCGGTGGGCAAACGCGTGGCGGTGATTGGCGCGGGCGGGATTGGGTTTGATACTTCGATGTACCTGAGCCAGGAAGGGGCGTCCACCAGCCAGAGCATCGCCGAATTCTGCGTGGAATGGGGGATTGATACCAGCCTGCAAACGTCAGGTGGCCTGCGCCCGGAAGGGCCGCATCTGCATAAAAGCCCGCGCACTATCTTCCTGCTGCAGCGTAAAACCAGCAAGCCGGGGGAAGGCCTGGGCAAAACAACGGGCTGGATCCACCGCACTACGCTTGCCGCGCGCGGCGTGAAAATGATGGCTGGCGTGAACTACGAGCGCATTGACGATGCCGGACTGCACATCACCGTGGGCGGGGAGTCTCAGCTGCTGGAAGTGGAAAACGTGATTATTTGTGCCGGGCAGAACCCACGCCGCGAGCTGGCTGAGCCTTTACAGGCTATGGGCAAAACCGTGCATTTGATTGGCGGGGCCGATGTGGCGATGGAGCTGGATGCCCGACGCGCGATTGCGCAGGGCACCCGTTTAGCGCTGGAGATTTAG